A window from Onychostoma macrolepis isolate SWU-2019 chromosome 07, ASM1243209v1, whole genome shotgun sequence encodes these proteins:
- the f13a1b gene encoding coagulation factor XIII A chain: protein MADQEAQENPTPAATPAAPPAAPAATPAAPPAAARPKRISHRGRTAGARVSSNQQEGKVEEFEPFMLMPRGPPPLKEFLDIWDVDVLKRPQEINKQGHHTHLYSSDFLIVRRAQEFQIKITFDRPYKPAEDKFAVEFVIGPSPQYSKGTYIPVFPTEDRQSVWRGRIVETSDNVVTMGITTSPECIVGKYMIYIGVVTPYGIRRTRRDPSTDIYILFNPWSPADAVFLDDEEEREECVMNELGIIYHGAYDDVSERAWNYGQFEFGVLDACLFIMDKADMPLSNRGDIIKVTRVASAMLNSRDDDGVLVGNWSGDYTYGVPPTSWTGSVEILLDYAGSRGTPVCYAQCWVYAAVFNTFLRCLGIPGRVVTNFFSAHDNDGNLKMDIILDENGKLDRNRTKDSIWNYHCWNECFMARSDLPPGFGGWQVVDATPQETSDGLFRCGPASVAAVKHGQICYPFDAPFVFAEVNSDVIFYRRQKDGTLEVVKVNPTHVGRMVLTKAVLHDGRRDITDQYKFPEGSPEERRVLEKAEEFGCQREKASLPRGDVEVEIPNLDVRVGDNFDVTLQFKNHSEQRRTADVYITGTVVYYTGVPSAEVVFKTPKIKLDPLQSTDEKVLVRGEDYMHKLVEQANIHFIATGKIKETGQIITAMKVITMHNPKLIVKVTGSPRVSEEMYVSVEFTNQFKFNLENVDLRMEGPGIMPFKHKQYSLIAPGTSITWTETFSPRRAGSTKLIASLDCAALRQVYGETDLTVQQ, encoded by the exons ATGGCTGATCAAGAGGCTCAAGAAAACCCGACCCCTGCTGCCACCCCAGCTGCCCCACCGGCTGCACCTGCAGCCACACCTGCCGCCCCACCGGCTGCCGCGCGCCCCAAACGCATATCCCACCGTGGACGCACCGCAGGAGCCAGAGTCAGCTCCAATCAACAGGAGGGGAAAGTGGAGGAGTTTGAGCCCTTCATGTTAATGCCCCGAGGACCGCCTCCACTTAAGG AGTTTCTTGATATCTGGGATGTCGATGTTCTCAAACGACCTCAAGAGATCAATAAACAAGGGCACCACACGCACCTGTACTCCAGCGACTTCCTCATCGTGCGGCGTGCTCAGGAGTTTCAGATCAAGATCACCTTCGATCGGCCCTACAAACCGGCCGAAGACAAGTTTGCAGTGGAGTTTGTCATCG GGCCGAGTCCTCAGTACAGTAAGGGCACCTACATTCCCGTTTTCCCAACTGAGGATCGACAGAGTGTTTGGAGAGGCCGGATCGTAGAGACCAGCGACAATGTCGTCACAATGGGCATCACAACCTCGCCAGAGTGCATTGTGGGAAAATACATGATATATATAGGTGTGGTGACTCCCTACGGCATCCGCAGAACCAGAAGAGACCCGAGCACAGACATCTACATCCTCTTTAACCCGTGGTCACCAG ctGATGCTGTGTTCCTGGATGATGAGGAGGAGCGTGAAGAGTGTGTTATGAATGAGCTGGGGATCATCTATCATGGAGCGTATGACGATGTGTCTGAACGCGCATGGAACTACGGACAG tttgaaTTTGGTGTCCTGGATGCCTGTCTGTTCATAATGGATAAAGCAGATATGCCGCTGTCCAACCGTGGGGACATCATTAAAGTGACCCGCGTCGCTTCAGCCATG CTGAACTCGCGTGATGATGATGGTGTGTTGGTGGGGAACTGGAGTGGCGATTACACATACGGTGTCCCACCGACGTCCTGGACCGGCAGCGTGGAGATCCTCCTGGACTACGCCGGCAGCAGGGGAACGCCCGTCTGCTACGCCCAGTGCTGGGTCTACGCAGCCGTCTTCAACACCT TCTTGCGTTGTCTCGGGATCCCCGGCAGGGTCGTGACAAACTTCTTCTCTGCTCACGACAATGACGGCAACCTTAAGATGGACATCATCCTGGACGAAAATGGAAAACTGGACCGGAACCGCACCAAGGACTCCATCTG GAATTATCATTGCTGGAACGAGTGTTTCATGGCGAGGTCTGATCTGCCTCCTGGTTTTGGAGGATGGCAGGTTGTGGATGCTACACCACAGGAGACGAGCGATG GTTTGTTCAGGTGTGGACCTGCATCAGTAGCTGCTGTAAAACATGGCCAGATCTGCTACCCGTTTGATGCCCCTTTTGTGTTTgctgag GTGAACAGTGACGTGATTTTTTATCGTAGACAAAAAGATGGCACTCTGGAAGTAGTGAAGGTGAATCCCACTCATGTGGGCCGCATGGTGCTGACCAAAGCTGTGCTGCACGATGGACGTCGAGACATCACTGATCAATACAAGTTCCCTGAAG GGAGCCCAGAGGAGCGGCGTGTGCTGGAGAAGGCAGAGGAGTTCGGCTGTCAGAGAGAGAAAGCCTCTCTTCCTCGGGGTGACGTGGAGGTGGAGATCCCCAATCTGGACGTTCGTGTGGGGGACAACTTTGACGTGACGCTGCAGTTTAAGAACCACAGCGAGCAGCGCCGCACTGCCGATGTGTACATCACTGGGACCGTGGTGTATTATACCGGAGTCCCAAGCGCAGAGGTGGTGTTTAAAACTCCCAAAATCAAACTAGATCCTCTgcaga GTACGGATGAGAAGGTGTTGGTGCGAGGCGAGGACTACATGCATAAACTGGTGGAACAGGCAAATATTCACTTCATCGCTACGGGGAAGATTAAAGAGACGGGACAGATCATTACAGCTATGAAAGTTATCACAATGCACAACCCCAAACTCATTGTGAAG GTCACTGGTTCTCCAAGAGTGAGTGAGGAAATGTATGTGTCTGTTGAGTTCACAAACCAGTTTAAGTTCAATCTGGAGAATGTGGATCTGCGTATGGAGGGTCCTGGAATCATGCCCTTCAAACACAAGCAATACAG TCTGATTGCTCCAGGCACCTCTATAACGTGGACGGAGACATTCAGTCCCAGACGGGCCGGCTCCACTAAACTGATAGCCAGTCTAGACTGCGCTGCTCTCAGACAGGTGTATGGAGAGACTGACCTCACCGTCCAGCAATAA